One Solea senegalensis isolate Sse05_10M linkage group LG21, IFAPA_SoseM_1, whole genome shotgun sequence DNA segment encodes these proteins:
- the egfl7 gene encoding epidermal growth factor-like protein 7 isoform X1 encodes MYQTLLLSSSLFILHVMGTPHFLAHHHGRRVCGRELRHSVVMATESYVQPVHKPYITLCQGHRLCSTYKTVYSVAYRQVSRVTSPSHFYPECCPGWRRFHSHNCNQAVCPQSCINGGTCFKPNQCACPLGWTGQQCQSDMDECSEQRPCAQECVNTAGSYRCACRDGFRLASDGRSCQSLPPSPPPPPPPPPPASSPTQTSQGTVGGHTDAGGQLNLVENVTEEVQSLRSRVELLEKKLQLVLAPFTSVFPLSLDEGMSEKTTLLSHSFQQLDRIDSLSEQIGFLEERLGTCSCQEN; translated from the exons ATGTACCAAACGctgcttctctcctcctccctcttcatcCTGCACGTGATGGGCACCCCCCACTTCCTCGCTCATCACCACGG GAGAAGGGTGTGTGGCCGAGAGCTCCGGCACAGCGTTGTCATGGCAACGGAGTCCTACGTACAACCGGTGCACAAGCCCTACATCACCCTGTGTCAGGGGCATCGCCTCTGCAGCACATACaa GACTGTTTACTCGGTGGCGTACCGGCAGGTGAGCAGAGTGACGTCTCCTTCACATTTCTACCCAGAATGCTGCCCGGGCTGGAGGAGGTTTCACTCTCACAACTGCAACCAAG CTGTGTGTCCACAGTCCTGTATAAATGGAGGCACCTGCTTTAAACCCAACCAGTGTGCTTGTCCGCTGGGCTGGACGGGCCAACAGTGTCAatcag atATGGATGAGTGCAGTGAACAGAGGCCGTGCGCGCAGGAGTGCGTGAACACAGCTGGCAGCTATCGGTGCGCGTGCAGAGACGGCTTCAGGCTCGCCTCAGACGGCCGCTCCTGTCAAagccttcctccctctcctcctcctcctccacctccccctcctcctgcctcctcaCCCACTCAAACCAGTCAGGGAACAGTGGGTGGTCACACTGACGCAg GTGGACAATTAAACCTGGTGGAGAATGTgacagaggaggtgcagagcCTGAGGAGCAGAGTGGAGCTTCTGGAGAag AAGTTGCAGTTGGTCCTGGCCCCGTTCACCAGTGTCTTCCCGCTGTCGCTGGACGAGGGCATGTCCGAGAAAACCACCTTACTCTCGCACTCCTTCCAGCAACTGGACCGCATCGACTCTCTCAGCGAGCAGATCGGCTTCCTCGAGGAGCGCCTTGGCACGT GTTCTTGTCAGGAGAATTAA
- the egfl7 gene encoding epidermal growth factor-like protein 7 isoform X2: MATESYVQPVHKPYITLCQGHRLCSTYKTVYSVAYRQVSRVTSPSHFYPECCPGWRRFHSHNCNQAVCPQSCINGGTCFKPNQCACPLGWTGQQCQSDMDECSEQRPCAQECVNTAGSYRCACRDGFRLASDGRSCQSLPPSPPPPPPPPPPASSPTQTSQGTVGGHTDAGGQLNLVENVTEEVQSLRSRVELLEKKLQLVLAPFTSVFPLSLDEGMSEKTTLLSHSFQQLDRIDSLSEQIGFLEERLGTCSCQEN; this comes from the exons ATGGCAACGGAGTCCTACGTACAACCGGTGCACAAGCCCTACATCACCCTGTGTCAGGGGCATCGCCTCTGCAGCACATACaa GACTGTTTACTCGGTGGCGTACCGGCAGGTGAGCAGAGTGACGTCTCCTTCACATTTCTACCCAGAATGCTGCCCGGGCTGGAGGAGGTTTCACTCTCACAACTGCAACCAAG CTGTGTGTCCACAGTCCTGTATAAATGGAGGCACCTGCTTTAAACCCAACCAGTGTGCTTGTCCGCTGGGCTGGACGGGCCAACAGTGTCAatcag atATGGATGAGTGCAGTGAACAGAGGCCGTGCGCGCAGGAGTGCGTGAACACAGCTGGCAGCTATCGGTGCGCGTGCAGAGACGGCTTCAGGCTCGCCTCAGACGGCCGCTCCTGTCAAagccttcctccctctcctcctcctcctccacctccccctcctcctgcctcctcaCCCACTCAAACCAGTCAGGGAACAGTGGGTGGTCACACTGACGCAg GTGGACAATTAAACCTGGTGGAGAATGTgacagaggaggtgcagagcCTGAGGAGCAGAGTGGAGCTTCTGGAGAag AAGTTGCAGTTGGTCCTGGCCCCGTTCACCAGTGTCTTCCCGCTGTCGCTGGACGAGGGCATGTCCGAGAAAACCACCTTACTCTCGCACTCCTTCCAGCAACTGGACCGCATCGACTCTCTCAGCGAGCAGATCGGCTTCCTCGAGGAGCGCCTTGGCACGT GTTCTTGTCAGGAGAATTAA